From a region of the Arvicanthis niloticus isolate mArvNil1 chromosome 6, mArvNil1.pat.X, whole genome shotgun sequence genome:
- the Smim48 gene encoding uncharacterized protein Smim48 — translation MAKGPFSRKPWGPEQMHFDSDPEYEGLFDKPSLEEGHSAPAPKSASSAGRKSGRRSSGRAPGTRAGLSRKATVRPEPKEEEPPVEEGCYLDHFPHLSIFIYAAIAFSITSCIFTYIHLQLA, via the coding sequence ATGGCTAAAGGTCCCTTTTCGCGCAAGCCCTGGGGTCCAGAGCAGATGCATTTCGACTCGGACCCTGAATACGAGGGCCTGTTCGATAAGCCTTCCCTGGAGGAGGGCCACAGTGCCCCTGCACCTAAGTCTGCATCCTCGGCTGGCAGGAAATCTGGACGGCGCTCGAGCGGGAGGGCTCCGGGGACCCGCGCTGGGCTGTCTCGAAAGGCCACCGTGCGCCCTGAGCCCAAGGAAGAAGAGCCTCCGGTGGAAGAGGGCTGCTACCTAGACCACTTCCCGCACCTGTCCATCTTCATCTACGCGGCCATCGCCTTCTCCATCACCTCCTGCATCTTCACCTATATCCATTTGCAGCTTGCCTAA